The Cucumis melo cultivar AY chromosome 6, USDA_Cmelo_AY_1.0, whole genome shotgun sequence genome includes a region encoding these proteins:
- the LOC103490795 gene encoding late embryogenesis abundant protein 6 yields the protein MQSAMEKLSNMGSVAKEKLKIFRAKLDEKVEKASVKTAEERKIVEERRKAATAEAKRELHEAKARHAAQKLRNRKSHVLGGGHLHHHSPVEGGAATHLGGETNVPAYPIASPEGYYPGHKI from the exons ATGCAATCTGCCATGGAGAAGCTGAGTAATATGGGAAGTGTTGCTAAAGAAAAGCTCAAAATTTTTAGAGCCAAACTCGACGAGAAG GTGGAGAAAGCTTCGGTGAAGACGGCGGAGGAGAGAAAGATTGTGGAGGAGAGAAGGAAGGCAGCAACAGCGGAGGCAAAGCGTGAGCTACACGAGGCGAAAGCAAGACATGCTGCTCAAAAGCTAAGGAATAGGAAATCACATGTACTTGGTGGTGGCCATCTACACCATCATTCACCGGTGGAGGGTGGTGCCGCCACACATCTTGGCGGAGAAACAAATGTTCCGGCTTATCCTATAGCCAGCCCGGAGGGGTACTATCCCGGacacaaaatttaa
- the LOC103490794 gene encoding protein LSD1, which translates to MPFPSVTCCQNQIMCSGCKNMLIYPAGATSICCALCHAVTPVPTSGLTMARLVCSGCYTLLMYSRGATSVQCSCCRTINAASKESYQIDFESWLQTANQMAHTNCGNCRVLLMYQCEAHSVKCTLCNFVTSVGILRSN; encoded by the exons ATGCCGTTTCCATCAGTTACTT GTTGTCAAAACCAAATAATGTGCTCTGGATGTAAAAATATGTTGATCTATCCTGCTGGAGCAACCTCCATTTGCTGTGCTCTTTGCCATGCTGTTACTCCTGTTCCAACTTCTG GCTTAACGATGGCTCGGCTGGTGTGCAGTGGCTGCTACACTCTGCTCATGTACAGTCGTGGGGCGACAAGTGTTCAATGTTCTTGTTGTCGCACCATAAATGCAGCTTCTAAAG AGTCTTATCAGATTGATTTTGAATCGTGGTTACAAACAGCAAATCAGATGGCTCATACCAACTGTGGGAACTGTAGAGTGCTGCTGATGTACCAATGTGAAGCACATTCTGTTAAATGCACACTTTGCAATTTTGTCACCTCAGTTGGGATTTTGAGGTCTAATTAG